In the genome of Leptospira dzoumogneensis, one region contains:
- a CDS encoding acyl-CoA thioesterase has translation MELTIDKPVLSPYSFARIRFQDCDPFGHLNNARYMDYFLEARSEQLRETANFDFYDYGSSSGKSWVVSKVETQYLEPVKQNDVVKIVTRLIKLTPATIHNEYLLLDKDGNRLKAVLRAQFSFIDLQKGRPVRHDQEMMSFLGSFIFDEPGLEEGSFEDRVKQLRKQVSEGKYSQD, from the coding sequence ATGGAATTGACGATTGATAAACCGGTGCTTTCCCCCTATAGTTTTGCTAGGATCCGTTTTCAGGATTGTGATCCTTTCGGTCATTTGAATAACGCAAGGTATATGGATTACTTTTTGGAGGCTCGCTCCGAACAGCTAAGGGAAACTGCCAATTTCGATTTTTATGATTATGGTTCTAGTTCAGGTAAGTCATGGGTGGTGAGTAAGGTGGAGACTCAATACTTGGAACCGGTCAAGCAGAATGATGTGGTGAAAATTGTAACTCGTTTGATCAAGCTGACTCCGGCGACTATCCATAACGAATACTTACTTTTGGATAAGGATGGTAATCGTTTGAAGGCCGTTTTGAGGGCTCAGTTTTCTTTTATTGATCTTCAAAAGGGACGTCCCGTTCGCCATGACCAAGAGATGATGTCTTTTTTGGGAAGTTTCATATTCGATGAGCCTGGTTTGGAAGAAGGTTCTTTCGAAGACAGGGTAAAACAGTTGCGAAAACAAGTATCGGAGGGAAAATATTCCCAAGACTGA